From the Solibacillus sp. FSL R5-0449 genome, one window contains:
- a CDS encoding TetR/AcrR family transcriptional regulator, with amino-acid sequence MITTKEEMSKTAITLFKQNGFEQTSISKICETLKVTRGSFYHHFESKNELLLFWFLQNAQQFVQFDRTIGSPKAILKKFILDYASLITSIGKDLMYYIFMAELELKGEHFYIYYGERQEFKTFVDQAKQAGEITSLIETEQLMDMFSAAFLGTVVLWRFHQDELTIIDNVEQIFETIYK; translated from the coding sequence ATGATAACAACGAAAGAAGAAATGAGTAAAACAGCAATTACATTATTTAAACAAAATGGGTTTGAACAAACGAGTATTAGTAAAATTTGCGAGACTTTGAAGGTTACACGAGGTTCGTTTTATCATCATTTTGAAAGTAAAAATGAATTATTACTATTTTGGTTTTTGCAAAATGCACAACAATTTGTCCAATTTGACCGTACGATTGGTTCGCCAAAAGCCATTTTAAAAAAGTTTATACTTGATTATGCATCGCTCATTACTTCAATTGGCAAAGACCTCATGTACTATATTTTTATGGCGGAACTCGAGTTGAAGGGTGAGCATTTTTATATTTATTATGGTGAACGGCAAGAATTTAAAACTTTTGTTGACCAGGCAAAACAAGCAGGTGAAATTACATCACTTATTGAGACAGAGCAATTGATGGATATGTTTTCAGCTGCTTTTTTAGGAACAGTCGTCTTATGGCGATTCCATCAGGATGAACTAACTATAATCGATAATGTCGAACAAATCTTTGAAACAATATACAAATAG
- a CDS encoding FAD-binding protein codes for MEKENFDIIIVGAGMAGVCAAIEAAENGLNVCMLDVSYGGGASGISGGVVYAGGGTSTQKEAGVEDSIDNMYRYLKQEVGNVVSDATIRKFCEESPGSIEWLKDKGIKFVGTVCPYKTSYPNDQFYLYYSGNEKSYPYKEKASPAPRGHRTFAKGLDSGKVLMETLLSYAKKLPNIDFRPLTRVTDLLITDGKVTGVKCRGVRNFNNPKHKRYATIGTNYGKYIKPLGKKMDEKSQQIWEQHAKDYEVTAKGVLLSAGGFIFNEEMLKQYGAKSQHVMPLGTVHDDGFGIQLGMKAGGAVDHMDVLSIWRFLSPPSDFIRGIAVDKKGQRILNEDLYGATFTKKMVNEHNGEGYLIMDREIWQDAKKNGPRESLSFQSLMMRYLFTLGFYKANSIPELAKKVKLPVEEVTKTVNEYNNAIFTGRDEPMHKTPESASPILRPPFYLINVSIKNSPAFPAPGLTLGGLKVNEETGQVVTASGESIEGLYAAGRSAVGICSNSYISGLSLADAMFSGRRAARHVSQLSN; via the coding sequence ATGGAAAAGGAAAATTTTGATATCATCATTGTTGGTGCTGGAATGGCTGGGGTATGTGCTGCTATTGAGGCAGCTGAAAACGGTTTAAATGTATGTATGCTCGATGTAAGTTATGGTGGTGGAGCTAGTGGGATCTCTGGTGGAGTTGTATATGCGGGTGGTGGAACTTCTACACAAAAAGAAGCTGGTGTAGAGGATAGTATCGATAATATGTATCGTTATTTAAAACAAGAAGTAGGAAATGTTGTTTCAGATGCCACGATTCGTAAGTTTTGTGAAGAAAGTCCAGGTTCAATTGAATGGTTGAAAGATAAAGGCATCAAGTTTGTTGGTACAGTATGTCCATATAAAACATCTTATCCAAATGATCAATTTTATTTATACTACTCTGGGAATGAAAAATCATATCCATATAAAGAAAAAGCTTCACCTGCTCCTCGAGGACATCGTACATTTGCAAAAGGACTTGATTCGGGGAAAGTCTTAATGGAAACGCTATTATCTTATGCGAAGAAATTACCAAATATTGATTTTCGTCCGTTAACGAGAGTGACTGATTTGTTAATCACAGACGGAAAAGTAACGGGTGTAAAATGCCGTGGGGTCAGAAACTTCAACAACCCCAAACATAAACGTTATGCGACAATTGGTACGAATTACGGGAAATATATTAAACCACTAGGCAAGAAAATGGATGAAAAAAGCCAACAAATATGGGAACAGCATGCAAAAGATTATGAAGTAACGGCAAAAGGAGTTCTTTTAAGTGCAGGCGGCTTTATTTTTAATGAAGAAATGTTGAAACAATATGGTGCAAAATCACAACATGTTATGCCGCTGGGTACGGTACACGATGATGGTTTTGGTATTCAATTAGGCATGAAAGCTGGCGGTGCTGTTGATCATATGGACGTATTGTCGATTTGGCGTTTCCTTTCACCACCGTCCGATTTTATTCGGGGAATCGCCGTGGATAAAAAAGGACAACGTATTTTAAATGAGGATTTATATGGTGCTACGTTTACGAAGAAAATGGTAAACGAGCATAACGGAGAAGGGTATTTAATTATGGACCGTGAAATTTGGCAGGATGCGAAAAAGAACGGCCCACGTGAATCTCTATCGTTCCAATCATTGATGATGCGATACCTATTTACTCTTGGCTTCTATAAGGCAAACTCTATTCCAGAATTAGCGAAAAAGGTCAAACTTCCAGTGGAAGAGGTGACGAAAACTGTGAATGAGTATAATAATGCGATTTTTACGGGACGTGATGAACCGATGCACAAAACACCAGAATCAGCTTCTCCAATTTTACGTCCACCATTTTATTTGATAAATGTCTCGATAAAAAATTCACCTGCTTTTCCAGCACCTGGCTTAACATTAGGTGGTTTGAAAGTGAACGAAGAAACAGGGCAAGTTGTGACAGCTTCTGGTGAATCAATAGAAGGGTTATATGCAGCGGGACGTTCAGCAGTTGGTATTTGTTCAAATAGTTATATTAGTGGACTTTCATTGGCCGATGCGATGTTTTCAGGGCGTCGAGCAGCAAGACATGTAAGCCAATTGTCAAATTGA
- a CDS encoding SDR family oxidoreductase, whose amino-acid sequence MSKNVYVITGGSGGMGKATAELVGKYGTVLLADVSEERLENTKQELATKGITEVYIQQVDITIKENVMELAEKANALGTLKGLIHTAGLSPTMADSKRITEVNLVGTGFILDAFLPYATEGTSVVLVSSMSGYMPPRQGPYVEVLKKPLADNVIETMEQFAQGNPGAAYSLSKLGVQLIAADQAWIWGQKGARINSLSPGTINTPMGRQEAEQQEQMAQMLAITPLQREGEPTEIATAIEFLLSDAASYITGIDLRVDGGTIANLK is encoded by the coding sequence ATGTCAAAAAACGTATATGTTATCACAGGTGGTTCAGGCGGAATGGGGAAAGCAACTGCTGAATTAGTCGGGAAATATGGCACTGTGTTATTAGCAGATGTGTCTGAAGAACGTTTAGAAAATACAAAACAAGAATTAGCTACTAAAGGGATTACAGAAGTCTATATTCAACAGGTAGACATTACAATTAAAGAAAATGTTATGGAACTTGCAGAAAAAGCCAATGCATTAGGAACATTAAAAGGCTTAATTCATACAGCAGGTTTATCACCAACAATGGCTGACTCAAAACGAATTACGGAAGTAAATTTAGTAGGAACAGGGTTTATTCTGGATGCTTTCTTACCTTATGCCACTGAAGGAACGTCTGTAGTATTAGTATCTTCTATGAGCGGTTATATGCCACCTCGTCAAGGGCCATATGTGGAAGTACTAAAAAAACCATTAGCTGATAATGTAATTGAGACGATGGAACAATTTGCTCAAGGAAATCCAGGAGCAGCTTACTCTTTATCTAAATTAGGTGTGCAATTAATTGCTGCAGATCAAGCTTGGATTTGGGGACAAAAAGGAGCACGAATTAACTCGCTTTCACCCGGAACAATAAACACACCAATGGGGCGTCAAGAAGCGGAACAGCAGGAACAAATGGCACAAATGCTAGCCATTACACCACTTCAACGTGAGGGAGAACCTACTGAAATTGCGACAGCAATAGAGTTTTTACTTAGTGATGCAGCTAGCTACATTACAGGTATCGATTTACGAGTAGATGGCGGAACAATCGCGAACTTAAAGTAA
- a CDS encoding ABC transporter permease → MDQLKIALVNEDAGETGIQIAKQLSESLPFEIESDYSNEKALQKLEDNKIALLIHIPENFSASAQKGESAEINFTVNEASATMVSSSMSTIVKEINQQLSTSFSTQTAQGILMNMNVPEEQAAAMAQQIENAYVGNYVIINDVPDGMHNSMLPMFLTMACYVGAMIASMQLVQVYKHNRGKASRFKLFGYVQLSALIIAIVSTIFALIVAYLITDLDTAVMLKVAGQQVLLYMAAFNVCAIFTFLIGEAGMIINIPILLSQTIANGATIPREMMYGYYEVVSYITPMYHSVNSYFAVMFGSTDASPFVWGLVAVGVGALIINLLVVTVLHRKEPAPRSIIQ, encoded by the coding sequence ATGGATCAATTAAAGATTGCGCTTGTTAACGAGGACGCTGGAGAAACTGGCATACAAATCGCAAAACAGTTAAGCGAGAGCTTACCGTTTGAAATTGAATCAGATTACTCAAACGAAAAAGCATTACAAAAGTTAGAAGACAATAAAATTGCTCTTTTAATTCATATTCCAGAAAATTTTTCTGCAAGTGCACAAAAGGGTGAATCGGCTGAAATTAATTTCACAGTTAATGAAGCTTCAGCAACGATGGTATCATCATCAATGAGCACAATTGTAAAGGAAATTAATCAGCAGTTAAGTACAAGCTTTTCAACACAAACAGCACAAGGCATTTTAATGAATATGAATGTACCAGAAGAGCAAGCTGCCGCAATGGCACAGCAAATTGAAAATGCATATGTTGGAAATTATGTTATTATAAATGATGTACCAGACGGAATGCATAATAGTATGTTACCAATGTTTTTAACAATGGCATGTTATGTTGGGGCGATGATTGCATCGATGCAATTAGTACAAGTATATAAACATAACCGTGGTAAGGCATCACGCTTCAAGTTATTTGGTTATGTACAATTATCAGCGCTTATTATTGCGATTGTTTCAACAATTTTTGCATTAATTGTAGCATATTTGATTACAGATTTAGATACAGCTGTTATGCTGAAAGTAGCAGGTCAGCAAGTTTTATTATATATGGCAGCATTTAATGTATGTGCAATCTTTACGTTCTTAATTGGCGAAGCCGGTATGATTATAAATATCCCAATATTACTTTCACAAACGATTGCCAATGGTGCAACGATACCACGTGAAATGATGTATGGTTATTATGAAGTTGTCAGCTACATTACGCCGATGTACCATTCAGTTAATTCATATTTTGCCGTGATGTTTGGTTCTACAGATGCTTCACCATTTGTATGGGGGCTAGTCGCTGTAGGCGTAGGAGCGCTAATTATTAACTTATTGGTAGTGACTGTGTTGCACCGAAAAGAACCAGCGCCACGTTCAATTATTCAATAA
- a CDS encoding PadR family transcriptional regulator — protein sequence MSIQIYILSKLMEGDSYPYQLKKGLSEPVAFDKMANISESKLYYHFESLSKQGLIAPIEIIKEDNRPDKHLYSITDKGRTVLPKKIYEVFEKATKMSEVIIGLMFVRYVEVEKVIAIIQVKKLYLENKYEKLVSIYDDTHVPKHMEAHVDLANDYFTDMLKREIEWFQRVIESLQNENK from the coding sequence TTGTCAATTCAAATTTATATTTTGAGCAAATTAATGGAGGGGGATAGCTACCCTTACCAATTAAAAAAAGGGTTATCGGAACCAGTAGCGTTTGATAAAATGGCGAATATTTCAGAAAGTAAGCTTTATTATCATTTCGAGTCATTATCAAAGCAAGGACTTATTGCACCAATTGAAATTATTAAAGAAGACAATCGTCCGGATAAGCATCTTTATTCGATTACAGATAAAGGGCGTACAGTATTACCGAAGAAAATTTACGAGGTCTTTGAAAAAGCAACAAAAATGTCAGAGGTTATTATAGGTCTAATGTTTGTGCGATATGTAGAAGTTGAAAAGGTAATTGCAATTATTCAAGTGAAAAAGCTATATTTAGAAAATAAGTACGAAAAGCTCGTGTCAATATACGATGATACGCACGTACCCAAACATATGGAAGCCCATGTAGATTTAGCGAACGATTATTTTACAGACATGTTAAAAAGGGAAATTGAGTGGTTTCAACGAGTAATTGAATCGTTACAAAATGAAAATAAATGA